In Lysobacter firmicutimachus, one genomic interval encodes:
- a CDS encoding sensor histidine kinase KdpD: MSDPRSAQADALMGELQRQGAGRLTIFLGAAPGVGKTYAMLGRARELQRRGSDVAVGVVETHGRAETAALLDGLDLLPRKRIDYQGRPLEELDLDALLARRPQVALIDELAHRNAPGSRHERRWQDVLELLDAGIDVYTTVNIQHLESLNDVVHRITGVRVSETVPDALFDRLRDIVLVDLPPRELIERLQQGKVYVPEQAAHALQAFFSPSNLTALRELAMQTAADRVDSDLREAQTARGLPGVPLRRAVMVAIDGLGQSEYLVRVARRLAERRDAPWLVVTVETGGAPDAPRQSELDRAFALARRLGGEAVVLHGNSIVDALLDHAERAGASTIVLGRTRERPLARMINRTLTQQLIQRGAHYELTIVSTPEARARARRSLRDSGSRLRGLLSRSDAALAVVAVAIATLLAGFAERWIGLDDLSLVFIVAVVMVAARTRMTAAVLASALCFLAYNFFFIEPRYTLLIGASQGVTTVTLFLVAALVAGRLASKLRMQVLALRAANAHATELQTLGRELATAADAGQVVRAGKRALKRSLGAEVFVYVGAAPLAGSNLPELSDKDRAAADWALKHRQPAGRYTDTLAGSDWWLLPLSGDAGDKPAAGLVGLRFAPSLTRLGPEQRRLAEAMTDDIAQAVLRTRLVADLEDSRVSGETERLRSALLSSVSHDLRSPLASIIGAASSLDHYAEAMPREDRHALLDTIRIEGERLDRYIQNLLDMTRLGHGGLALNRDWIGVDELIGSAVSRLQRYQPGARFDIRIEPGLAPIWVHPALIEQALFNVLENAVKFSPDDAPVTVDARCVDGEPDGPERVLRIDVADRGPGIPEDERARIFDMFYSVERGDRGRQGTGLGLAICQGMIGAHGGSVVALPGQPDAPGRRGTTIRITLPPIEPEPKADAAPAP; the protein is encoded by the coding sequence ATGAGCGATCCCCGCAGCGCCCAAGCCGATGCCCTGATGGGCGAACTGCAACGCCAGGGCGCCGGGCGGCTGACCATCTTCCTCGGCGCCGCGCCCGGCGTCGGCAAGACCTATGCCATGCTCGGCCGCGCGCGCGAACTGCAGCGGCGCGGCAGCGACGTCGCGGTCGGCGTGGTCGAGACCCATGGCCGCGCCGAAACCGCCGCCCTGCTCGACGGCCTGGACCTACTGCCGCGCAAGCGCATCGACTACCAGGGCCGCCCCCTGGAGGAACTCGATCTCGACGCCCTGCTCGCACGCCGCCCGCAGGTCGCCCTGATCGACGAGCTCGCTCATCGCAACGCGCCCGGCAGCCGCCACGAGCGGCGCTGGCAGGACGTGCTGGAGTTGCTCGACGCCGGCATCGACGTCTACACCACGGTCAACATCCAGCATCTGGAAAGCCTCAACGACGTCGTCCACCGGATCACCGGCGTGCGCGTCAGCGAGACCGTGCCCGATGCGCTGTTCGATCGCCTGCGCGACATCGTCCTGGTCGACCTGCCGCCGCGAGAGCTGATCGAGCGCCTGCAACAGGGCAAGGTCTACGTGCCCGAACAGGCCGCGCACGCGTTGCAGGCGTTCTTCTCCCCGTCCAACCTCACCGCGCTGCGCGAGCTGGCGATGCAGACCGCCGCCGACCGGGTCGACAGCGACCTGCGCGAGGCGCAGACCGCGCGCGGCCTGCCCGGCGTGCCGCTGCGGCGCGCGGTGATGGTGGCGATCGACGGTCTCGGCCAGTCCGAGTACCTGGTGCGGGTGGCGCGGCGCCTGGCCGAGCGGCGCGATGCGCCCTGGCTGGTAGTCACGGTGGAGACCGGCGGCGCGCCCGACGCACCGCGGCAGAGCGAGCTCGACCGCGCCTTCGCCCTGGCCCGGCGGCTCGGCGGCGAGGCCGTGGTCCTGCACGGCAACAGCATCGTCGACGCGCTGCTCGATCATGCCGAACGCGCCGGCGCATCGACGATCGTTTTGGGCCGCACCCGCGAGCGGCCGCTGGCGCGGATGATCAACCGCACCTTGACCCAACAACTGATCCAACGCGGCGCCCATTACGAGCTGACCATCGTCAGCACGCCCGAAGCGCGCGCCCGCGCGCGCCGTTCGCTGCGCGACAGCGGCAGCCGTCTGCGCGGCCTGCTCAGCCGCAGCGACGCCGCGCTGGCGGTGGTCGCGGTCGCCATCGCGACCCTGCTCGCCGGCTTCGCCGAGCGCTGGATCGGCCTGGACGACCTGTCCCTGGTGTTCATCGTCGCGGTGGTGATGGTGGCCGCGCGCACCCGCATGACCGCGGCGGTGCTCGCCTCGGCGCTGTGCTTCCTCGCCTACAACTTCTTTTTCATCGAACCGCGCTACACCCTGCTGATCGGGGCCAGCCAGGGCGTGACCACGGTGACCTTGTTCCTGGTCGCCGCCCTGGTCGCCGGGCGGCTGGCGTCCAAGCTGCGAATGCAGGTGCTGGCGCTGCGCGCGGCGAATGCGCACGCCACCGAACTGCAGACGCTGGGCCGCGAGCTGGCCACAGCCGCGGACGCGGGCCAGGTGGTACGCGCCGGCAAGCGCGCGCTCAAACGCTCGCTCGGCGCCGAGGTGTTCGTTTACGTCGGCGCGGCGCCGCTGGCCGGATCGAACCTGCCCGAACTCAGCGACAAGGACCGCGCCGCCGCCGACTGGGCGCTCAAGCACCGCCAGCCCGCCGGCCGTTACACCGATACCCTGGCCGGCTCGGACTGGTGGCTGTTGCCGCTGAGCGGCGACGCCGGCGACAAGCCCGCCGCGGGCCTGGTCGGGCTGCGCTTCGCACCCTCGCTGACGCGGCTCGGCCCAGAACAGCGCCGGCTCGCCGAAGCCATGACCGACGACATCGCCCAGGCGGTGTTGCGCACGCGCCTGGTCGCCGACCTGGAGGACTCGCGCGTCAGCGGCGAGACCGAACGCCTGCGCTCGGCCCTGCTGTCCTCGGTCTCGCACGACCTGCGCTCGCCGCTGGCCTCGATCATCGGCGCCGCCAGCAGTCTGGACCACTACGCCGAAGCGATGCCGCGCGAGGATCGCCACGCCCTGCTCGACACCATCCGCATCGAAGGCGAGCGGCTGGACCGCTATATCCAGAACCTGCTCGACATGACCCGGCTCGGCCATGGCGGCCTGGCGCTCAATCGCGACTGGATCGGCGTCGACGAACTGATCGGCTCGGCGGTCTCGCGACTGCAGCGCTACCAGCCGGGCGCGCGCTTCGACATCCGCATCGAACCCGGCCTCGCACCGATCTGGGTGCATCCGGCGTTGATCGAACAGGCCTTGTTCAACGTATTGGAGAACGCGGTGAAGTTCTCTCCGGACGATGCTCCGGTGACGGTGGACGCGCGCTGCGTCGACGGCGAGCCCGATGGTCCGGAACGCGTGCTGCGGATCGATGTCGCCGACCGCGGCCCGGGCATACCCGAGGACGAGCGGGCACGGATTTTCGACATGTTCTACAGCGTCGAGCGCGGCGACCGCGGCCGCCAGGGCACCGGTCTGGGGCTGGCGATCTGCCAGGGCATGATCGGCGCCCACGGCGGCAGCGTGGTGGCCTTGCCCGGCCAGCCCGACGCCCCGGGTCGCCGCGGCACCACGATCCGCATTACCCTGCCGCCCATCGAACCCGAACCCAAGGCCGACGCCGCCCCCGCGCCATGA
- a CDS encoding response regulator, translated as MTEDHAAPASAAPARVLVIDDEPQIRKFLDIALRAQGYAVESADSGNAGLERLATRGADLVILDLGLPDRDGHDVLRELRQWSGVPVILLTVRSSEAEKVAALDGGANDYVTKPFGVQELMARVRALLRAHGPQGETLPVFDDGRLRIDLARREVQLHGEPLALARKEYALLALLFQHAGRVVTQPQLLRELWGPTHQEDTHYLRILVGKLRHKLGDDAAAPRYIATEPGVGLRFIDKR; from the coding sequence ATGACCGAGGACCACGCCGCCCCCGCCTCCGCCGCACCCGCGCGCGTGCTGGTGATCGACGACGAACCGCAGATCCGCAAGTTCCTCGACATCGCCCTGCGCGCGCAAGGCTATGCGGTGGAGTCGGCGGACAGCGGCAATGCCGGCCTGGAACGCCTGGCCACGCGCGGCGCCGACCTGGTGATCCTCGACCTGGGCTTGCCCGACCGCGACGGCCATGACGTGCTGCGCGAACTGCGCCAATGGTCGGGCGTGCCGGTGATCCTGCTGACCGTGCGCTCCAGCGAGGCCGAAAAAGTCGCCGCGCTCGATGGCGGCGCCAACGACTACGTGACCAAGCCGTTCGGCGTGCAGGAGCTGATGGCGCGCGTGCGCGCCCTGCTGCGCGCACACGGCCCGCAAGGCGAGACCTTGCCGGTGTTCGACGACGGCCGCCTGCGCATCGACCTGGCCCGGCGCGAAGTGCAACTGCACGGCGAACCGCTGGCGCTGGCGCGCAAGGAATACGCCCTGCTGGCGCTACTGTTCCAGCATGCCGGGCGCGTGGTCACCCAGCCGCAGCTGCTGCGCGAGCTGTGGGGGCCGACGCACCAGGAAGACACCCACTACCTGCGCATCCTGGTCGGCAAGCTGCGACACAAACTCGGCGACGACGCCGCCGCGCCGCGCTACATCGCCACCGAACCCGGCGTCGGCCTGCGCTTCATCGACAAGCGTTGA